The nucleotide sequence AATGCATCTGCAGTCCTAGCCATGGACTCCCTCCAAGCTACTCCCTCCTGGCTAAGTGCTtaaagctgctctctgcagagagctTTGTTGTCCCTGATTTAAGTCCTATGAAAATCCAGGAGCTTTATTTGGGGTACACTCAGTAGTACATCAGCACAAACACCAATGTGAAGTTTGTGCTTATAGCTAACTACTGCCTTGCAGTTACcatttgctgctctgctgcaacgTTAAGCATTCATATGTTAATCCTCTCTTGGAGGCTGTTGTGCCTGACTGTACTGGAAGGCTTTATCAAATGACAGCAAAATTGATAGTTTGGTTTCTGCCAATTTGATACAAGATGCTTAATATGAAAAGCAGAATATTACAGCGCTGAAGACAATTTTGGAACATTGCTTATTTCTCTCCAACTGCAATATTGTCATGCTTCACTCTGCCTTGCCATTGATGCCAAGAGAGCTTCTAATTTCCACTTCTGTAAAACAGAAAAGACttttctgtatgtgtgtgtatgtatgtatatatatatgtgtgtgtgtgtgtatatatatatatatatcctgctcttttttcttgttgAATAGATTtcaccatagaatggcttgagttggaagagaccttaaagatcatccagttccacaccataggcaaggacacctcccactagaccaggttgctaaaaacctcatccagcctgaccttcaacacttccagggatgatgccATATACCAGTTGAAACATCATGAACTGCAAATAAACAGTTTGGGGTTTAAAATCAGTATCacagagaaggggaggggaacaacttctttattaattgattttgtgatttcatTAACTCTGAGTTTGAGATTGAAGCTAACTGTGAAAAAAAGGTAGATGAAATCATCCACTCCgtttgttctttttctccccacagAAACCACTTGACTCTGATTTCCTTGAACGCTGTAAAATAGCTCTGAAGGGATGGCGAactccaacaaaaaaaaccccacaaatctGAGAAGCCAGCAAGGGAACTAGAAAAAACCAGCTTGACTTGTGGAATCTCACCTGGCCCATGACTGACTCTCTGCTCATGCAGCACTAATTTAAGACATCTTTGTACATCAGGTACTGCAAGTTCTCAACATACTACTGTTTCTACAGTGTTCTTTCTTCAGTCTCCCAGTACACAGTGGAACAGAGAAACTGGCATTCAATTGTTTATGAAAACAACCCAATACTATATCTGTAAAgtttaaagacattttcctgCAAGATATTGTAGCACAATTCATTTCATATGACAGGCCAAGCCAGCCTGTTAGCAGCCCATCATCACACTCCTTCTGTTCCCTGCAGGACAGCTGCCTGATTCCACCTGACTGACTAGGGTGAAGTAGTTATTGGTGCTGCAGTCATCAGGGTTtccagtcaggcattggagctgTAGATGTCTTAGTGGTATCCATTCTGCAGTCTCAGCAagtttctgctgcagctcttcagagaTTCATTTGTAGTTACTGTAGTCATAGGAGATTCATTTGCAACCCTAAGGGCAAACTTCAAAATTAAATGAAGGTGTAAGCTTTGTCCTCACTAGAAGAGACTGCTCCTATGGGCACATCCTCCCAGCACAGATATAATTCCCTCCAGCAAGAGGGCTTTCTCCACAAAGCTTATACAGGTtccaaagacaaaacaaactgtGCAAGCAAAGGACTTTGCATTGAAATACAGATTCTCTTCTTAACATGTCAAAATTTGGTCAAAGAAATCTATGGTCCAAGTTATAACAGGTCGACAGGTGACCTGAAAGACCTACAGTAACATATTTGGTATGTCCAACCTGACAGATTTTCTCCCTTGCCCCCTCATGGATTCTGGTAATGCAGCAATCCCAGGTTGCTCCCTGCACATGTAGCTGTGCAGAATGCACTGCAGCATCACACTTACTAGCATATTCAGAGCCACCTGTGACTAGAGTGCCATAATATGGATCACTAGTCTTATCCATATGTGTTTTTTCCAGATCCAAGGATGTTTGTGTTGCTTTACATTACAAGTTTTGCCATCTACACAAGCGAACAACCTCTGCAAAGCCAGTTCAAAGGAGAAAACTACTATACCAGATACATCTGTAGCATCCCTGGTTTGCCAGGTCCTGCAGGTCCCCCCGGAGCTAGTGGATCCCCAGGACCACATGGACGCATTGGTCTTCCAGGAAGAGATGGAAGAGAtggcaggaagggagaaaaaggtGAAAAAGGGAGTGCAGGTATTGAATATTTGTGTAACCTAACACAGTAGTGCAGCAAAGTAGGACATAACATTGTCACTGTTATGTAGATACAGATGCATGGTTCATGTATGTGCCTGGGTGGGTTTAAGTATGATGCATTCATGTCTCACGAGAGAAAGCGAATATGCAGGTCTATTTTAGACGTGTCTAATACGCATGTGTGTAAATAAATGTCAGTGCACAGGCATCCTGTGCAGAGGTGCTAAGAAAAAGCTTGGGAAAATGAAACCTGTATGGTGTCAAATCAACAGTCTCAACTGTGCCATCAGCCAGGAATAAATGATTAGCAGGTATTTAGGTGCACACTCAAAAAAGCACAAGTATTTAGTGCACAAGTGTCATTGTAGACATAGCCACACTGCTGCCCTCCCCATCAGCAGTGTCCATAGCCCAGTCAGTAATGGACTGGTTATAGATAAAAGCCTTCAGTGTGCAACCAAGGAATGCAGAAACAAAGGACCcctgggctgtggagcctggtCCTCTGTTCCCACCTATCATTCCTTCTGCAATCTTACTAGAAGACCTTGAAAGTATCTTTGGAGTCTTTTGAAGTACTGACCATGTGTTTCTGGTTTGTTCAGGCACACACAGTAGCCCACAGAATCACATGCTGAGACAATACATGCAACGATTAACTAACTTACAATGTCTTTGAAGGTTTAAGGGGAAAGACTGGGCCTTTAGGACcagctggagagaaaggagaccAAGGTCAGTCTGGTaaaaaaggacctggaggactGACAGGCGCCAAAGGTGAAGTAGGTCCAGCTGGACCACCTGGACCTAAGGGAGATAAAGGTGATCGAGGCGAGCCAGGTGCCCCGGGGGCCTGTAAGTGTGGACAGATAGTGCTGAAATCTGCCTTTTCTGTCGGCATCACCACCAGCTACCCAGAAGAAAGACTACCCATTGTATTCAATAAAGTCCTCTTCAACGAGGGGGAGCATTACAACCCTTCCACAGGGAAGTTCATTTGTGCCATCCCAGGGATCTATTATTTCTCTTACGATATCACCTTGGCAAATAAGCACCTGGCCATCGGGCTGGTTCACAACGGCAAGTACCGGATAAAGACTTTTGATGCAAACACAGGCAACCACGACGTAGCTTCTGGCTCTACAGTGATCTACCTTCAGCCAGAAGATGAAGTGTGGCTTGAGATCTTCTACACTGACCAAAATGGCCTCTTTTCTGATCCAACGTGGGCAGACAGTTTGTTTTCTGGATTTCTCTTGTACGTTGATACAGATTACCTTGACGCTTTATCGGATGAAGATGAGCTCTGAAGCAAGAGGATGCCAAATGCCATCCCACCTGGACAGCCCAGAGCAGGATTTTATCTAGCTGTGTGGGAGACACAAAGTTGAAAACCAAATAAATCTGGGagtttatttttgctttgataGGAATGAAATCTGAGCTCACGAGGAACTTTGCAGAATCTAAGTTGG is from Indicator indicator isolate 239-I01 chromosome 23, UM_Iind_1.1, whole genome shotgun sequence and encodes:
- the C1QTNF7 gene encoding complement C1q tumor necrosis factor-related protein 7 encodes the protein MFVLLYITSFAIYTSEQPLQSQFKGENYYTRYICSIPGLPGPAGPPGASGSPGPHGRIGLPGRDGRDGRKGEKGEKGSAGLRGKTGPLGPAGEKGDQGQSGKKGPGGLTGAKGEVGPAGPPGPKGDKGDRGEPGAPGACKCGQIVLKSAFSVGITTSYPEERLPIVFNKVLFNEGEHYNPSTGKFICAIPGIYYFSYDITLANKHLAIGLVHNGKYRIKTFDANTGNHDVASGSTVIYLQPEDEVWLEIFYTDQNGLFSDPTWADSLFSGFLLYVDTDYLDALSDEDEL